In Pirellulales bacterium, one genomic interval encodes:
- a CDS encoding AAA family ATPase has translation MNIVQELATWAKKVPQWQSDAVRRIFTQADLSTDDHDELLRMLLAAHGIREDDQPILVPTPFSDVISDAVGEPKRILLKEIHSVSGVNALVPEQSITFALDGLTIIYGENGAGKSGYARVFKHACHAREKSEPIRNNVAAKKKEKIQATIELSVNDDAVAIQWSAGTPTSDLLAEIAVFDSHCARVFLDDANEVVYLPYGMDVFGRLAALCKSLKARIQEKRAAIPAAFASIEQFRVGTTAQAFVKSLSDKSDIAHLEKMVSLSATEKARLETLKPLVATARSNQPKQRAAELRRKKQRIEQVRTKLAAIVAGLAESVVTHLRALVVAAATASEAARIASVEAFKTDPLPGTGKDPWRLLFDAAKAFSEQAAYPDEEFPVVRDGALCLWCQQPLSAAASNRLNRFQQFVIDDVATKKASADSALAVAKKKVDDLNVQPFVADETVLEELRAYKDCLATAAEACVKTAKERKDALLKALTDHLWEDVPALPPSIEADLKTAVDSLEAEAAELTAADNPEALKKLQDELVELEDRELLGKQEKEVRAYIASKKREAALLQCEKECDTTSITKFGSKLMEKTVTDQLIAALKRETTFFGVKCVPLDIAKKGREGETKHQLVIASGIPPSGVLSEGEQRVVAIAAFLAELDTAGRNLPIIFDDPVSSLDHLFRERVAKRLVQEAKSKRQVVVFTHDIVMLLALERECGEQSASLLVHTVRRSSQGPGECPHPPSRPWHASSTTERIGFLKQASAGFKKLSQTPEPYRIAVAGVYGKLREAWERAIEEWLLNDAVQRFRPSIETQRLSRVTVDAADCAAIEKGMSRCSTHLTGHDSSGAISSPSPTPENIAEDIQQLETFVKTIDKRRKAAGVAVAALTEPPKPTLGSGRASTVIELAQSSPPANT, from the coding sequence CGCATCTTCACCCAAGCCGATCTGTCGACTGACGATCACGACGAACTCCTTCGAATGCTGCTCGCTGCGCACGGCATTCGCGAGGACGATCAGCCGATTCTAGTGCCGACCCCCTTCTCAGATGTCATCAGCGACGCTGTGGGCGAGCCGAAGAGAATCCTGCTCAAAGAGATCCACTCTGTCTCCGGCGTCAACGCCCTAGTTCCCGAGCAATCGATTACCTTTGCGTTGGATGGCCTCACGATTATTTACGGCGAGAACGGCGCCGGAAAATCGGGCTATGCGCGAGTCTTTAAGCATGCGTGCCACGCCCGCGAAAAGAGCGAGCCGATTCGCAACAACGTTGCGGCAAAGAAGAAGGAGAAGATACAGGCGACAATTGAACTGTCGGTTAATGATGACGCAGTCGCGATCCAGTGGTCAGCGGGGACGCCAACGTCTGACTTGCTCGCTGAGATTGCCGTGTTCGATTCCCATTGTGCGCGTGTCTTCCTCGACGACGCGAATGAAGTCGTGTATCTGCCGTATGGCATGGACGTCTTCGGCCGGCTTGCCGCCTTGTGTAAGTCATTGAAGGCGAGAATCCAAGAGAAAAGAGCGGCAATCCCAGCCGCCTTTGCGTCCATCGAGCAGTTTCGCGTCGGAACAACCGCGCAGGCCTTCGTAAAATCCTTGTCCGATAAATCCGACATCGCGCACTTGGAGAAAATGGTGTCGCTCAGTGCGACGGAGAAAGCACGGCTTGAAACCCTCAAACCCCTCGTCGCCACAGCACGATCGAATCAGCCAAAGCAGCGCGCAGCCGAATTGCGGCGGAAGAAGCAACGCATCGAGCAAGTCCGAACAAAGCTCGCCGCTATTGTGGCAGGTCTCGCCGAGAGTGTCGTCACGCACTTACGCGCGCTCGTTGTGGCCGCAGCCACAGCATCGGAAGCGGCAAGGATCGCATCGGTGGAAGCCTTCAAGACCGATCCATTGCCAGGAACAGGCAAAGATCCGTGGCGTCTGCTCTTCGATGCGGCGAAAGCGTTTTCGGAGCAAGCCGCTTATCCGGACGAGGAATTCCCGGTTGTCCGCGACGGTGCACTCTGTCTTTGGTGTCAACAACCGCTGTCGGCCGCCGCGTCCAATCGTCTCAATCGTTTCCAACAATTCGTCATTGACGATGTTGCCACGAAAAAGGCATCCGCTGATAGTGCGTTAGCTGTTGCAAAGAAGAAGGTAGACGACCTGAATGTCCAGCCCTTCGTCGCCGACGAGACCGTGCTTGAAGAATTGCGTGCGTACAAAGACTGCCTCGCCACTGCCGCCGAGGCGTGCGTCAAGACTGCGAAGGAACGTAAGGACGCGTTGCTCAAGGCGCTTACCGATCATCTGTGGGAAGACGTTCCGGCGTTGCCACCCTCAATTGAGGCCGATCTCAAAACCGCCGTTGATTCTCTGGAGGCAGAGGCGGCCGAGCTGACCGCAGCGGACAATCCAGAAGCTCTGAAAAAGCTTCAGGATGAACTAGTGGAGCTCGAGGACCGTGAACTTCTCGGCAAGCAGGAGAAGGAGGTACGGGCGTATATCGCATCTAAGAAGCGAGAGGCTGCGCTTCTCCAGTGCGAAAAGGAATGCGACACGACCTCCATCACGAAATTCGGTTCGAAACTGATGGAGAAAACGGTCACGGATCAGCTGATTGCGGCGCTCAAGCGCGAGACGACATTTTTCGGGGTCAAGTGTGTGCCGCTGGACATCGCGAAGAAAGGGAGAGAGGGGGAAACGAAACATCAACTCGTGATCGCCAGTGGCATTCCGCCATCTGGAGTCTTGAGCGAAGGCGAGCAGCGCGTCGTCGCCATCGCCGCCTTCCTCGCAGAGCTCGACACGGCCGGTCGGAACTTGCCAATCATCTTCGATGATCCGGTCAGTTCCCTCGATCATCTCTTTCGCGAACGCGTTGCGAAACGATTAGTACAGGAAGCGAAGAGCAAGCGACAGGTTGTGGTGTTTACGCACGACATCGTGATGCTCCTCGCGTTGGAACGCGAATGTGGCGAGCAGTCCGCGTCACTTTTGGTGCATACTGTGCGACGGTCATCGCAAGGCCCCGGCGAATGTCCTCATCCGCCCTCCCGCCCGTGGCACGCCAGCAGCACTACCGAGAGGATTGGATTCCTGAAGCAGGCAAGTGCTGGGTTCAAGAAGCTGTCCCAAACCCCCGAACCGTACAGGATTGCTGTTGCTGGAGTTTACGGGAAGTTACGAGAGGCTTGGGAGCGTGCCATTGAAGAATGGCTACTCAACGATGCAGTACAGCGATTCCGCCCGAGCATCGAAACACAGCGTTTGAGCCGCGTTACTGTCGATGCTGCCGATTGTGCCGCAATTGAGAAGGGCATGTCGAGATGTTCGACTCACCTCACGGGCCATGATAGTTCAGGCGCAATAAGCTCGCCGTCACCAACACCCGAGAATATCGCAGAAGACATTCAGCAGCTCGAAACCTTCGTCAAGACGATCGACAAGCGGCGCAAGGCTGCTGGCGTGGCAGTGGCAGCACTGACGGAACCGCCCAAGCCAACACTCGGAAGCGGTCGGGCATCGACCGTTATTGAATTGGCGCAATCGAGCCCTCCGGCCAACACGTGA